The genomic window TGAAAAAGCGGAACCACACATGGCTACGCGCGTTGCGTCCTGCGGCGAACTCCTTGACCAAGTGGCCGCAGTACAGGTGATAGGCGACCAGACCCAGTACCAATGCGACCTTGGCGTGCAGCCAGCCCCCCTCGAAACCATAGCCGAACCATAACCATAGGCCAGAGATCAATGCCAATGCGGCTATGGGAGTGACGAACTTGTAAAGCTTGCGCTCCATTAGCGCCAGCCGCTCCAGTGTCGCTGCATCGCTCACCATCGCATGGTTGACGAAGATGCGCGGCAGATAGAACAGCCCGGCGAACCAGGAAACGACCATAATGATGTGAAACGCCTTGAGCCAAAGCATGATGAGTCTTGTGAGTTAATCAGCGGCGGATTATACGGCGATAGCCGCAGCGGCGCGAAAAAAGGAGTGCGCCCACTCTATCGTTCGGCCGTTGATGATGTTGCTTAATGCCTCGCCAGCGGGGAGGAGGCCATTCTGGCTGAGTTGGCTGCTGCCTCAGCTGCCCACCAGCGCTGCGCTACTCAAAATTGCAGGGAGCCCTGAAAACCTTAGCGAGTGGCTTGAGCGCAGTGTAGTGAGCGGGACGGCAAAGCCGCCGAGCATCCGCCGGCCCGCGCCTTGAAGGGAAATCGAGTTGCGCAGAAGGTTCTTCGAGGTTTTCTGTGCTTTATCTTTGAATTCGTCCATCACTTTTCTGATCTGACTCGCTCATGATTGGCATTCTTCATGCCGCGAGGAAGGGGAGGTGCGGGCTCAGGCTTGATCGGATTGAATCGATTCTTCTGTACGGTGTGAGGATTGTGGCATTCCGTACAAACCCACCAACGCTTCTTACCCTCGTGCGAGGCCCAAGCCCCCGATCTTTTGCCATGCACGCCGGCTCGCCAATCAATGTATTTCTCTCCGTGACAATCTCCGCACATTCTTTGGGGCTGATTAAAGCTGATCTCCTCGCCTCGGCGATTCATCAGCTTATTGCGATTCGTCGGGCTATGGCAATCAAGGCACCATACCGCACCACGGCCATGCTGCAACTCGAGAGAGTTCTCGACAATATCCTGATGCATCGCTAGTTCGCGCGGCTTCTTGTCCTTGGGATAAGGCACTGTTTTACCATCATGGCAGGATTTACAGCCATCTGGGCCCATATTGAAATACGTCAGATGCGGCTCCCGCGGCTTTACAAACGCATTACCAAAGTTGCCGTGAGTCTCATCCTTGATCTCCGGCATCTCGCCCATCGGTATCGTTCCCTCCATTGGGTCGCCATACCACAGGACGGCGCCAGTGGTCTTGGAGCATTTGACACTCGGGTAGTTATACTTGGGGACAGCATTCTCAGTTCGGGTCACAGTCGTGTAATCCACTCGGCTTTCATAGCACTCTGTCACTGGCTTTGCGGCCTGCTTTCCGGCACTTTCGTCTGCTGCATTTACACGTTGATACGCCCCCACTCCAAAAAGGAGGAAGCTGCTCAGGATGAATGCAGCTGTTTTCGATACCTTGCGCTGGGAAATCATTTAGTACATCTCCTCATACTCTGTATAGCCACAAGTTCCTAATCGGCCGGATTCTTCAATGAGTTCACCACTGCAACACCGAAAGGAACGTGCTTCCTTAGCTCTGTTTCACCGTGTTGGATGGAGACTTCTCGTACCGGACGTCGCCGGTCAAAATGCCGATCGCGCCCTTTATGATCAGCGTCAGCCAGAGAAATGCCATGGCCCAAATGAACAATACGTTGAAAAACTCGATCAAAGTCACATGGTATTCGGTGTATTCCCCGAGCGGCGATGGGCTAAAGGCTGGGAACACCAGAACCATCGGTTTCTCAATCAGCACCCCAAAGAACACTAGGAAACAGACCAGTGGCAGCCAGAGGTTGTAACTTTTTCTGACCCTGGGGAAAAGCAGAGCTACAAAGCTACCGACTAGCGTAATCATGACTCCCCAGAACCAAGGGACGTACATATTCAGGCCATTGTGGCCGAACATGTTGTACTTCATCGAATGCGCGTGCTCTGTGCTTGAATACAGTACAGAAAACATCTCAGCGGCAAACACCAACATCAACAGGCCAAGACTCCAAGTGATGATTGTGGTGAGTAGGTCGATGACCGAGTCGTTGACTTCCAGCTTGGTATATTTCCGAGCCAACAAGAAGATCACTATGATCAGAGACGGGCCGGATGCACCTGCCATCGACAGAAATCCAAATGGCAAGACTGCCGTAGCCCATGACTCCATTCGAGCATTACTGGCGAGCACAAATGCCGTGACGATGTGGATCAGTGGCCCCCAGGCTATGGCCAGATAAACAATCGGGGTAAACCATCTTGCCAGATGTTTGGAATCAAACGTGCCGACGTATTTCTTATAAAGAATGTAAAACACACCAATGAGGTTCAGGTACAGGTACACGTTTAGAACAATGGTGTCATACACCAACATCGAGTTCGGAAAGTTCAGGAATCCGATGCCCGGCACCATGTGCAGTAATCTGTCCGGACGCCCCATGTGGTACAGAATGAAGGTGATGCCGGTCGCCACGAATACCATCGCGACAATCTCGCCCATGACGGCAAGTTCCTTCATGTCTTGACGATGGTAGAAATAGCCGGGGGCAACCACTAACACGGCTGCCGCCGCCACATGCGCAGTAAACACGAAGTTCGCAAAGAACATTTCCAAAGTGACTTGGTCGGTTGCCCCAGTCAGAATGAGTCCCTCGGTGAACTGCCTGTACGACGTGTAAGTGCCGACCAGTATGAAGAACGACAGGAAGAGGAGCCATGCGTAGTACATGGATCCGCCTTTGATCGCATACAGACTGGTGTCCTTCGCAAAAGACAAAGCTTTATTCATGATGCGTCCTCAGCCGATGTAATAGAAGAACTTCGGATAGGTACCGAACTCTTCCTTGAATCTGAATACCCGTTTCGTTTCGAGTACCTTGCGGACATCGCTCTCGGGATCGAGCAGGTTGCCGAACTTTCTGGCGCCCACCGGACACGCCTCTAGACAGGCAGGATTCCGTCCTTCACGCGTACGTTGAACACAGAAGGTGCATTTCTCCATTACCCCCTTCATGCGCGGCCTGTTCCCGAAATAGTGCGTCTTGGGATTCATCTCTTCAGCGGGAAGTTGGGGTTCGCCCCAGTTGAAGCGCCTTGCTTGATAGGGGCATGCCAGTTGGCACATGCGGCAACCGATGCACCAGTTGTAGTCGATCAATACCACGCCAGCATGATCCCTGAATGTCGCCCTCACTGGACAAGCCTTCACGCAGGGCGGCTTTTCGCACTGCTGACATTGCACTGGCATGTAGAAGAAGTCTTTGTCAGGAACGGTCTCATCTTGGTAATAGCTTTGCGCGCCTTCGGTGGTCATTCCTGCCGGATGATAGGCATTCCCACCAACCTGCACGCCATAATCGCCAAACTGGCTTTTCTCGGGATAACCTTTCTCCAATTCGTCGGCTGAAAATGAAATATTCCCTTTCGGAATCTTCATTACCTGTATCCATTGGATCACAGTCCCCTCGCGCGACTGATTGTTCTCCTCCACGCACGCATGAACACATCGTCTGCAGCCTATGCATTTCGACATGTCGAGGGCATAGCCAAAAAGCACATCATCCGGCGCGGCGACATCAGAGACCGTCGTTTCTTTGCCAAATTTTGCGGTATATCTCTTTTCAAGACGCGCGATGGCTTGTTTCTTTTCCTCATCAGACATCAGCACAAAATGTCCCTGGAAGAATTCGGCAACGGTCGTGTCGGCATCGGCTGAGTCTGCTGCTTTCACAACGGCCTCTGCTGCCTCAGGTGCCACCACAAGTGCTGCGGCACTTGAAGTGCATACAAATTTCAAGAAATCACGACGCCCAGCATCCAGCTCTGCCGCATCTTCCATCTTCACATTATTTTCTTCTGACATATGCACCTCCAGCTTAGGTATCTGATAAATCCTATGAGAGCTCTTTGGAATGGCAGCTTAGCAACTCATCCAGACGCTGCTTTTTTTCAGCGTCCGTCATAACAACCAAGCGGTTTGCCATCAAAGCCTCTTCTTGCTGCGACGCATCATTTGAGTATTTTTCCGAAAGACCGGCATCTGAAGTTTTTGCTCCGGAAATCAATGTTTTTGTGTAAGCAGCCGCCGCAATGACCCCAACCGCAGCCGCCACCCTTCCAAAAAAGGAACGTCTAGAGTTTTTCTCATTCATCATCTTTACCTCATCCATAAGCTAAGCTACACACCACGTGCAAATCATTATGTTAATCGTCCATTTTCCTAGGCAAGTGGGCGCGCAAGCGACACAGCGCATCTGTCAAAACCGCATATCTCTCAAAAAACTCCTTTGTCAGCCGCGCCCCCTCTTCATCCGTGGTCTCCGCATTTCCAACACCGTTCATCGCTGCGCGCATGAGATCGGTCAATTGGTTGTGGAACAGCGCGGCCTCGTCCTCAGAGGAAAATTCTAATACCTTGCTTTTTGGGTTGTATTTCATCACTGATAATCGTTCGATGGGTATGCCACCCGAGTATGGAGCCAACTTTCCGAGAGTGGCTGGATTTTCCGTCAACCTATAGCTGTTATCTATACCTCTGGCAGCTAAATATGTGGAAACTTTTCGTTGGCAATTATACCCCCTTTGGATGA from Ferriphaselus amnicola includes these protein-coding regions:
- a CDS encoding CopD family protein, whose amino-acid sequence is MLWLKAFHIIMVVSWFAGLFYLPRIFVNHAMVSDAATLERLALMERKLYKFVTPIAALALISGLWLWFGYGFEGGWLHAKVALVLGLVAYHLYCGHLVKEFAAGRNARSHVWFRFFNEVPVLVLMAVVILVVVKPF
- a CDS encoding cytochrome c3 family protein, encoding MISQRKVSKTAAFILSSFLLFGVGAYQRVNAADESAGKQAAKPVTECYESRVDYTTVTRTENAVPKYNYPSVKCSKTTGAVLWYGDPMEGTIPMGEMPEIKDETHGNFGNAFVKPREPHLTYFNMGPDGCKSCHDGKTVPYPKDKKPRELAMHQDIVENSLELQHGRGAVWCLDCHSPTNRNKLMNRRGEEISFNQPQRMCGDCHGEKYIDWRAGVHGKRSGAWASHEGKKRWWVCTECHNPHTVQKNRFNPIKPEPAPPLPRGMKNANHERVRSEK
- the nrfD gene encoding NrfD/PsrC family molybdoenzyme membrane anchor subunit; its protein translation is MNKALSFAKDTSLYAIKGGSMYYAWLLFLSFFILVGTYTSYRQFTEGLILTGATDQVTLEMFFANFVFTAHVAAAAVLVVAPGYFYHRQDMKELAVMGEIVAMVFVATGITFILYHMGRPDRLLHMVPGIGFLNFPNSMLVYDTIVLNVYLYLNLIGVFYILYKKYVGTFDSKHLARWFTPIVYLAIAWGPLIHIVTAFVLASNARMESWATAVLPFGFLSMAGASGPSLIIVIFLLARKYTKLEVNDSVIDLLTTIITWSLGLLMLVFAAEMFSVLYSSTEHAHSMKYNMFGHNGLNMYVPWFWGVMITLVGSFVALLFPRVRKSYNLWLPLVCFLVFFGVLIEKPMVLVFPAFSPSPLGEYTEYHVTLIEFFNVLFIWAMAFLWLTLIIKGAIGILTGDVRYEKSPSNTVKQS
- a CDS encoding 4Fe-4S dicluster domain-containing protein: MSEENNVKMEDAAELDAGRRDFLKFVCTSSAAALVVAPEAAEAVVKAADSADADTTVAEFFQGHFVLMSDEEKKQAIARLEKRYTAKFGKETTVSDVAAPDDVLFGYALDMSKCIGCRRCVHACVEENNQSREGTVIQWIQVMKIPKGNISFSADELEKGYPEKSQFGDYGVQVGGNAYHPAGMTTEGAQSYYQDETVPDKDFFYMPVQCQQCEKPPCVKACPVRATFRDHAGVVLIDYNWCIGCRMCQLACPYQARRFNWGEPQLPAEEMNPKTHYFGNRPRMKGVMEKCTFCVQRTREGRNPACLEACPVGARKFGNLLDPESDVRKVLETKRVFRFKEEFGTYPKFFYYIG